GTGCATCACTTCTCATAACTGTAATGTTAACAACATTCTTTCCTTTACTAGCTATGTGATCCAACATTTCTTCCACCTTGTCATCATCAGTTAATTCTTCCATTCCTGACACCCCAGCTCCTGGATCTCTAACATAATACATAAAATCCCTTGCACTATAGCCTTCTACCTCTATTAGGGCAATGAGATTCCAGAAGGTTATGTCTGATAAACAGATTGTTCTTTCCAAGTTATCTCTGTCTAGGAAATGGAACCTCACTTCCCATTCTTCATCATCCAAGCTACAAATTCAGATAAAATGCATTTAACAGTGTTCACAATTATTGTTAAGAGGTCTCATTGGTGGCAACAGAAATTCAGTTTAGAGTGTTAAAATCCAGTTAACAGTgtaaacaaaattcagttaacagcATACAGTTATCAATAAATTCAGTTAACAGTTAACAGTGTTCACAATATTCAGTTAACAGAGTTAAAATTGTTGGCAACAGAAATTCAGTTAACAGTGTTAAAATCCACTTAACAGTCTTCATAAAATTCAGTTAACAATATACAGTGTTCAATAAATTCAGTACACAGTTAACAgtttactgaaaattcagttaacagCTAACACTAAACCCTAATGCTAGAACCCTAACACTACAACCTTAGCCGTACTACAACTACCCAAGAACACCAACCATAGAACCCTAACACTACAACCCTAACCCTAGAATACCAATCAGGGAAatgacaaaggaggaggaggatgacttaCTCCACACcgccgaaggaggaggcaaaatggTGGCTGCCCGTCGGATTGGCCTTCACCGCCTGGGCGAACGCAGTAGCCGCCGCGTATTCCAACGACTTCGGCGGCAACGGCTATTGGGGAAGAGGCAGCGCGCTCGACGGATTGGAGCTCCCGCAGAACTCCGGTGGATCTCCAGCACCACCGCCCGGAGCATCCCCACCGGCAGCAACTCCCCCGCCGCCGTCCACGCCACTAGGTTTCGTCGTCGCCATGGATTGGAGCTGGAGGGAGAGGACGGAGCAGATCTGGTCTGGTCGGGTGCCGTCGGTCGGTCGGTCCGGCTCAACAAGATGTACGCTCAAACGGCGTCGTCAGCGCGTCCGTTACGccatgtcactgttggggaacgttgcagaaaacaaaaaatttcctacggtttcaccaagatccatctaggagttcatctagcaacgagtgatcggattgcatctacatacctttgtagatcacgcgcggaagcgttcaaagaacgggaatgaggaaggcgtactcgacgtgatccaaatcaccggagatcctagcgccgaacggacggcacctccgcgttcaacacacgtacggtcagcgtaatgtctcctccttcttgatccagcaagggggagaagaggttgaggaagatggctcctagcagcagcacgacggcgtggtggtgatggagctgcagtactccggcagggcttcgccaagctctatggaggaggaggatgtgttggagagggagagggaggcaccaaaggcgtggtgtgagaggccctccttcccccactatatatagggagcctagggggggcgccggccctaggagatgcaatctcctaggggggcggtggccaagggaggaatccctcctccccaaggcacctaggaggtgccttccccctttaggactcttcctttcttgatctcctggcgcatgggcctcttggggctggtgcccttggcccatataggccaaggcgcacacccctacagcccatgtggcccccggggcaggtggccccatccggtggacccccgggacccttccggtggtcccggtacaataccggtgaccccgaaacttgtcccgacgaccgaaatagcacttcctatatataattctttacctccggaccattccggaactcctcgtgacgtccggatctcatccgggactccgaacaacattcgggttactgcatatacatatccctacaaccctagcgtcaccgaaccttaagtgtgtagaccctacgggttcgggagacatgtagacatgaccgagatcgctctccggtcaataaccaacagcgggatctggatacccatgttggctcccacatgctcctcgatgatctcatcagatgaaccacgatgtcgaggattcaagcaaccccgtatacaattccctttgtcaatcggtatgctacttgcccgagattcgatcgtcggtatcccaataccttgttcaatctcgttaccggcaagtcactttactcgtaccgtaatgcatgatcccgtgaccagacacttggtcactttgagctcataatgatgatgtattaccgagtgggcccagtgatacctctccgtcatatggagtgacaaatcccagtcttgatccgtgtcaacccaacagacatttttggagatacccgtagtatacctttatagtcacccagttacgttgtgacgtttggtacacccaaagcactcctacggtatccgggagttacacgatctcatggtctaaggaaaagatacttgacattggaaaaactctagcaaacgaactatacgatcttatgctatgtttaggattgggtcttgtccatcacatcattctcctaatgatgtgatctcgttatcaatgacatccaatgtccatagtcaggaaaccatgactatctgttgatcaacgagctagtcgcctagaggcttactagggacatgttggtgtctattattcacacatgtattacgatttccggataacacaattatagcatgaataaagacaattatcatgaacaaggaaatataataataatgcttttattattgcctctagggcatatttccaacagtcacgCATATTGGGCCCCACATGTCGGAAACGCCCTCAACCGAGCCAAATGACATGTTTAGTGCAATCTGCAAAACTGTTACTGAATCCACGGTGGCTTTTGCAAATGATTAGCGACCACGTTGTTTTCTGCAAGATAAGCCCCAAATGTGATGGTTTCTTGCAATTCACTCCACCCATACCAAACATGGgcatgggactaataaaccactTCCCAAGTCAAAATTCCCTCAACTAATTGCCTCTTATAAATTCCTATTTGTTTTCCCTTAAACAACCAAACACGCTGAGAGTGTACTTGCAAATTAAAAGTTATGTGTATTACATTAGATGCATGATTAAATTTTGACTCAAAATATGAATAGAGCTAATAAACCTGACTAGGGAAGTAATTAAAGGTCATTTCCGAACACGCACACCCAGCACTTCGGATGGGAATGGGTTGGCTCACAAAATCTTCAAGTGGAGATTCAAGACCCCTAGGTTTTGGCTAATTTAGGACTGAACTTCTATCTAAGAATCACAATACCCCTCTGAAAGGCATAAGGTTCCTAGCCAGCCCCTCGGACATGGAGCCGACCAAATGGTCCAATACTGAGTGGCCTCATGCCCTATTGGGCAACATGGTCCGACCCATTTtaatacttcctccgtctaggtgaataagactacccacaatggaagtaacataggtagtaacatcatacatatctagataaaataaatGATGTGACAAGTaataaataaagaaagagaggcatatggtaacatagctagttactactagtatgagtaacatcacacatcaaggcaagatgagtctataggctaataaataaagtgttgcatgttatcatacatatgttactccccactatagttaCTACTCTATGGAGAGGGCACCATCTGAACCCATGGGCATATGCACCCACTTTTCATAAAATGCATTTTAAGCACGTTTTAAAATgtcaaaaaatcaaaagaaaatatcaCGCATACATGTTCGCAAATGTGTGTACGCGGCAGTTTTATGAAAAAATGTCTTTTTGTTTTGCCttcgcaaaaaagacaaatttcggtGCTTCTAAATAGTGTTTCACGACATAATTTTTTGTCTTTTTGCACAGGCCACAAAAAAGTTATTTTTTCGTGAAACTTTATGCACGCACATAGAACATGCAGACGTACCCGTgcaattttttttcagatttttttagaaTTTAGAAATGTGTATTTCAAAGTGGGTTCATATGTACCCGGGTTCATCCATGCACTTCTCCTACTctatgttactatccattgtgactagtctaagggggtgtttgtttccagggacttttttgtgtaccgactagaaaaagtcccccttagagacttttttaccaaacgggagggactttttagggactaaactaggtaTTTGAGACTAAATGAAGAAAACTCTtaaggagtctttttgggactttttaggacttttccaacaatgcctctCCATGCAtccattggcccgccaccccatggtgttgtttgattgttatttttctatatactaagGGCAACATGgttatttaataacctctaggaagggaATAGAGACTTTTTAGTCTTgaaaaacaaacagggagggactttttaattgggactagaaaaagtcctaggactagagaaccaaacaccaccttagGTTGTGCACCGCAACCAAGGTGGAGAGAGAAACGAaaaaacttaatgtttatttgctaattaataccaTTGCATGCAACAAACTGATCACTACATGTCatatttggtagtctcaagtcattaaaagcatacacgcctcatatctcttattggttgattcctttatttatgtcaaaaaacaaaaaacaacatgagagttaatgcaccatgcctatgtgttttgggactatttaattttcgtaagatgacttacaaacctagacagagggagtactaaattgCACAAGAACACAAAGCATTTACTACACAACAACATTATTTCAATTAGCATCATGATAGTCCGCCCAATGATAACTGGTTCCAACAATGGGCATTTGTCTGGGTGAGAAGCCAACTCCAAATGAACCTTAAGCTGAATCCATGCAGCAAGAAAAAACAAAACACATGTCACTAGTAGTATCTTGATAGTCCAAATCTACTACTTTGTTGCCTTCTTTTCAACTGCTAACGCCAAAAATCACAAGACATGCCCAATGTCAAACCATGCCAATAAGAATGAATATTGCATTAAAAAATTCAGTGTTTACAAGTAAATTCAGCGTGAGCTACAGCTCCGACATAGCAACGTTCTCCATAAAAGAATTACTCGGATGTAGTCATAACACGACACAGTAGAATAGTAACATGCTTGGATGCGTCATCAAAACTTTCCTCTCGTGATAAGGGGGGAGACCGGCGTGCATGTTCTGCATCAGCATTGGACTTTCCTCACTTGTATGTGGTGGGTAGATTCCTCTCTCCAGATCGACTGCGACCCGCTCTGAACCAGGGTGACATAGTCCCCTTCATTCATGTATTTCGCATCCTGTCAAAATGTCCAAGAAACCCATGATTGATCAGAAAGAAACTTGGGGACTTTGGGGAGCGAAACTTCATGACAAACCAGCATGTTTATATTGTCAGAATGATGATAAAAGGTTTGACTTTGTGAAGCACATGGACTTACCAGCAAGCTGGTAATTGCTCTTGAGAAAGTCTCTTCCGCGTCATCTGAGAACTCCATGAGAATAGGAACCACGCCCTGATAGAGTGCCAGCCGTTGCTTCACTCGTACTCTGCAACAACAGTGGAATGACATCATCAATACTCCAGAGCATCTATTTCCCATTCTGATCATTTATTTGAGTGGATGCTAGGTATCACAGATCAATGCAAAACCCACTCCCATAGTAGATTTCACAAGAGGAAAGCAGCATGGTTAAAAACCACAAAAGAACATACTCATTAGTGAATGCATATACGGTGGACGAGGGACGGTAGTGGCTCAGAAGGACAGCCATGGAGCCCACACGTGTAAACACAATGATCGGTGTACGAAGGGTGTTCGCCATCATTGTAGCATGAGATCCGAACATTTTACTTAATTGGCTTTTGCAGAAGTCATCGTTGAGCAGCGCCTACAAGAATAATCATGGGAAAACATGGGTTAAAACAAAAGGTATAAGATGGTTAGAGTCTAAGTAGTAAACATCAAATAGAGCAGAAGGCACCGCATAGTGGGTTGAAAGTGCAGCAGCTGGAAAAAAGCGATCATACCTTTGGACGTGCAACAAGACTGGGAGCTTTAGCTGGGTCGTATAGGCTGGATTCTGTTCTAAGTGCCACAGTGTGCATCACCTTTACTGCCTTCAATGGGTACCTAAGCACATGAAAAAGCACAGATGTAAGTCCAATGCAATGTTATAGACCAATGTAGATCTGTACCCTCTAGAAATGCCTCTGTGATTGCTTAATTGATATACACAATAAATAAAAGGGATTTAAAAGCTATGACAGGTTAAAACTTACTTCCCGTGGGCAGTTTCACCAGATAGCATAATGGCATCAGCAGCTTCCCGAACAGCAATGGCTATATCAGAGACTTCAGCCCTTGTTGGAGTTGGATGATCTatcatgctttctaacatatttgttGCAACAATTACTGGTTTCTGCATGCTTCGGCATGTTCTGATAATCTCCTCCTGTAAAGGTAAAATAGTTGCAGTTTAAATGCAACTGATGCTTCGTTGCATTTTAGGTATATTAAGAAAAAGTACAGAAGGATGAATCTTTTTCTTTACTCCAAAATTTATATAGACATGCTCTGATAAATGCAGTGGTTTTTTTAGTCTCACCTGTAGTAAAGGAACTTCCTCAATTGGAAGTTCAGCACCAAGATCTCCACGAGCCACCATTGCCTATGAACATTTCAAGAAGTTCAGTATTTAGCAGTAATAAAttacactgttcaggatatcggtaactGGTACCATATCAGtcggggctgataagggattaatcggtGAATCGTCCATTTAACTGAATATATCGGTAACCCATTTAtcggtaggttaactagggccatatctatatatccgaggctacatagcaacatacaTTGTActgaatgtctaaatatgcaatcctaggctacatagcaacaaggaagagtgttacctttgaTGTTCTGATGATATATAGATCAACATAGAAGAGCAGAAACAACAACAACACAGCAGCAGTAATTGTACGTCACTATATAACATCAAATGAGAGCAGCACAGTAACAGTACTATCTAGAAACATAAGAGAACAGCACAGCAGCAGCAGTACATCAGCATTTACAGAACAACACGAGTTGTGCTTCTGTTCTTGGCATAGGAGAGTAGTTCTGGGCCAAAATATCTCAGTTAATCGGCACAGCCAATAATTCAGCCTGACAACCGATAAATCAGCTTGTCAGACCGATTAACTGGGCCGAATAGGCCTTTCTCGTATCGGAGGGGGGTCGAACAGCAGTTAACTGCAGTTAAATCAGCCGATATTTGTAACAATGATAAATTAGTCCACTAAGGTTGCAAAATATATATTTTTTCGTTATCTCAAACATAAGACCTGCATGCAGCATGTGCAGGATAAATCTAGACTTAAATAGACCAATGGAATTCATACGCCATATAAGAATGATGTGTTTGAAGTTTCAATAAACATGATCACTCATGACAGCTATCTAAGGAAATTTACATGTGGGAAGGAGTTGCTCTTTGTTTTGACATGAATGAACTGATACATTCAAGGCCTTACCCCATCTGAAGCAGCAATAATGGACTGGAGGTTCGGGATTGAATCAGCACTCTCAATTTTTGGAATAACATGTATATCCGCATTAGCACCTGGGTATGAAAGAGCAAAGAAAATATTGAGTAAGCTCCCAATATAGATATCCAGGACTTCCAAAGATGATAGAGAACATTACTTTTCAGGTAAGCCTTGAGTTCATGAATAACTTTGGCATCCTTCACAAACGAAACAGCATAGAAATCAACACCATTTTCGACACCAAACTTGATATCTTCCCAATCCTTCTCTGTTGGGGCAGAAGCATGTCATGTCAGGATTCTGTGCACACCTCTGAGACAATTGAAAATGTTAAGGAAGAAACCAATTAACCTGTTATAGATGGCAGAGTTGCGCTCTTTCCGCGCACATTAAGGTGGCGCCTTGATTTCAACTCCCCACCATCGACTACTACACACTTGACTGTGTCAGCTGTTTTCAACTTCACAGCAAGCGACATCATTCCTCCTGTTAACACAAACAATGCAATGAAGGATTAGTAACTCCAACGTTCTGTATTGTTTACCTGCAAACAAGACAATTTGATTTTGAAGGACAGCCAAATAATCTGATAGAATGAACAGTAAAACTCCCTCTCATTCACAATATGAGTAGTCTAAGACACAACCACACTCTACAAAGCAACACATTGACCATAATTTTCTAAAAGAATATGTTGCTCCCTATGCCGATAATTATTTCTATATTGATGCTCAAAACCTAAAAAACTGCTAATATTATGAAATAGCGGGATTGGAGTTTTAACCAGGAACAGTTGTAGAGAAAATATGAGGGCATGCACTTGCTTTAAAGAGAATTTAATCATCGAcatgaaattattagctaaatggtgaCAGGCCAGTCCTCACCATCCACCAACAGTATGTCACCAGCTTCAACATCGCTTATGAAGTCATCGTAATTCACACTGACAGTGTCTTCGGTgctcacccctctt
The sequence above is a segment of the Triticum dicoccoides isolate Atlit2015 ecotype Zavitan chromosome 1A, WEW_v2.0, whole genome shotgun sequence genome. Coding sequences within it:
- the LOC119275279 gene encoding pyruvate kinase isozyme G, chloroplastic-like, which codes for MAAAAEMVRGFAATARVARPAAAVAAPPQPRRAVAARVLRTSASEKVAADLSVAGTNGSLSALSNTDVSTDATSQAVDVSPRRKTKIVCTIGPSTNTREMIWKLAETGMNVARMNMSHGDHQSHQKVIDLVKEYNAENTDGNTIAIMLDTKGPEVRSGDLPEPIMLAEGQEFNFTIKRGVSTEDTVSVNYDDFISDVEAGDILLVDGGMMSLAVKLKTADTVKCVVVDGGELKSRRHLNVRGKSATLPSITEKDWEDIKFGVENGVDFYAVSFVKDAKVIHELKAYLKSANADIHVIPKIESADSIPNLQSIIAASDGAMVARGDLGAELPIEEVPLLQEEIIRTCRSMQKPVIVATNMLESMIDHPTPTRAEVSDIAIAVREAADAIMLSGETAHGKYPLKAVKVMHTVALRTESSLYDPAKAPSLVARPKALLNDDFCKSQLSKMFGSHATMMANTLRTPIIVFTRVGSMAVLLSHYRPSSTVYAFTNEVRVKQRLALYQGVVPILMEFSDDAEETFSRAITSLLDAKYMNEGDYVTLVQSGSQSIWREESTHHIQVRKVQC